The following coding sequences lie in one Arachis stenosperma cultivar V10309 chromosome 5, arast.V10309.gnm1.PFL2, whole genome shotgun sequence genomic window:
- the LOC130981066 gene encoding uncharacterized protein LOC130981066: protein MRAVCKGEECGWVVYASMDSEGNCWQIKTFMDDHTCPRETKNRLANRKWLGCKLVRKLRKYPNLRHCEAAQYFKSKCDLDLNKSSLTRALGDARAIVYGDAAAQYGMVRDYGLTLLKTNPGSTVSIGVTPHPNPDEDPTFDRMYICLDGCKRGFKAGCRPLIGLDGTFLKTKHGGQILSAIGQDANNHIYVIAYAIVSIENTENWRWFLELLHQDLGDYKQHGWCFISDMQKGLIHAVQDVFPNVHHRFCVWHLWRNFNKQWKDNQLRGLLWECARSTTQEGFVEGMKKLERLNKDAWSYLCKWPKNSWSRAFFSIAPKMDNICNNACEVFNSRIKDPRAKPIITLLEEVRMYIMRSIARNKVKLRNNDGILPPIQRSRLEKIRKESKKWVPMWSGDADYEIFEVHGWPTNMAVDLGKRSCTCGFWQLSGMPCVHACAALARAGRRPDEFCHSWLTMEAYNNTYGFHINPIPGQALWEKSPYNIPQAPKFKKKPGPIKKKRRKDADEEPSKGKKQKTSMKRVHKKGHCRYCGESGHTKRNCHKRAVDEESAAVAAAAVAANSDANGGEVNNSALTAAVNGGDAPVVSQDQVEIQLDLS, encoded by the exons ATGAGGGCTGTTTGTAAGGGAGAGGAGTGTGGCTGGGTAGTATATGCTTCCATGGACAGTGAGGGTAACTGCTGGCAGATCAAGACATTTATGGATGATCACACTTGTCCTAGAGAGACTAAGAACAGGCTAGCTAATAGGAAGTGGCTGGGTTGCAAACTGGTTAGGAAATTAAGGAAATATCCCAACCTTAGACATTGTGAAGCTGCCCAGTACTTTAAGAGCAAGTGCGACTTGGACCTCAACAAGTCTTCACTGACAAGGGCTCTAGGGGATGCTAGGGCCATAGTTTATGGAGATGCTGCTGCCCAGTATGGTATGGTTAGGGATTACGGGTTGACATTACTGAAAACTAATCCTGGCTCCACTGTGAGTATTGGTGTTACACCTCATCCCAATCCTGATGAAGATCCAACCTTTGATAGGATGTACATTTGCCTTGATGGGTGTAAAAGAGGGTTCAAGGCTGGCTGCAGACCACTTATAGGGTTGGATGGAACATTTCTAAAAACAAAACATGGTGGTCAAATCCTCTCTGCAATTGGTCAAGACGCAAACAATCACATTTATGTGATTGCTTATGCAATAGTGTCCATTGAAAACACGGAGAATTGGCGATGGTTTCTGGAATTGCTGCACCAAGACTTGGGTGACTACAAGCAACATGGTTGGTGTTTTATTTCAGACATGCAAAAG GGTCTAATTCATGCAGTTCAGGATGTGTTCCCAAATGTCCATCACAGATTCTGTGTATGGCATTTATGGAGGAACTTCAACAAACAGTGGAAGGATAATCAGCTTAGAGGTTTGCTTTGGGAGTGTGCACGGTCTACGACTCAAGAGGGATTTGTGGAAGGGATGAAAAAATTGGAAAGGCTAAATAAGGATGCTTGGAGTTATCTATGCAAATGGCCAAAGAATTCATGGAGCAGGGCATTCTTCAGCATTGCACCAAAAATGGACAATATCTGCAATAATGCATGTGAGGTTTTCAACTCACGGATCAAGGACCCTAGAGCCAAGCCTATTATCACACTGTTGGAGGAGGTCAGGATGTACATCATGAGATCTATAGCCAGGAACAAGGTGAAGTTGAGGAACAATGACGGGATTTTACCTCCAATACAGAGAAGTAGgttggaaaagataagaaaggAATCAAAAAAATGGGTTCCCATGTGGTCTGGTGATGCAGATTACGAAATATTTGAAGTTCATGGGTGGCCTACAAATATGGCTGTGGACTTAGGCAAGAGATCATGCACCTGTGGTTTTTGGCAACTAAGTG GGATGCCATGTGTGCATGCATGTGCCGCTTTGGCCCGGGCTGGTAGAAGGCCAGATGAATTCTGTCATAGCTGGTTGACCATGGAAGCATACAACAACACCTATGGCTTCCATATAAATCCAATTCCTGGCCAGGCACTGTGGGAGAAATCACCTTATAATATACCTCAAGCACCAAAGTTCAAGAAGAAGCCAGGGCCaatcaagaagaaaagaagaaaggatGCTGATGAGGAGCCAAGTAAAggcaagaagcagaagacctcaaTGAAAAGAGTTCATAAAAAAGGACATTGTCGCTATTGTGGTGAATCtggtcacacaaagaggaactGTCATAAGAGGGCCGTTGATGAAGAATCAGCTGCTGTGGCGGCGGCTGCTGTTGCTGCTAATTCTGATGCTAATGGAGGTGAGGTCAATAATTCTGCTCTAACTGCTGCTGTAAATGGTGGTGATGCCCCAGTTGTGTCACAGGATCAAGTTGAGATTCAGCTTGATCTTAGTTAG